The following coding sequences lie in one Chelonoidis abingdonii isolate Lonesome George chromosome 6, CheloAbing_2.0, whole genome shotgun sequence genomic window:
- the RPL37 gene encoding large ribosomal subunit protein eL37: MTKGTSSFGKRRNKTHTLCRRCGSKAYHLQKSTCGKCGYPAKRKRKYNWSAKAKRRNTTGTGRMRHLKNVYRRFRNGFREGTTPKPKRAAVAASSSS; encoded by the exons ACGAAGGGAACATCGTCATTCGGTAAGCGCCGCAATAAGACCCACACTTTGTGCCGGCGCTGCGGATCCAAGGCATACCATCTCCAGAAGTCCACCTGTGGGAAATGTGGGTACCCTGCTAAGCGCAAGAGAAAGT ATAACTGGAGTGCCAAGGCTAAGAGACGCAACACCACTGGTACTGGTCGTATGAGGCACCTGAAAAATGTCTACCGTCGATTCAG GAATGGATTCCGTGAAGGAACAACACCTAAGCCCAAGAGAGCTGCTGTTGCAGCATCCAGCTCATCTTAA